In Pectobacterium actinidiae, the DNA window TGTTGGCGGGGATTAAGCGACGAGTAAGGATCCTGAAATACCATCTGGATATGGCGGCTATATTCGCGTAGCTCGCGTTGTCGCAATCGAGTGAGGTTGTGTCCGTCGAACTGAATCTCGCCAGAATCAGGCTGATAAAGCCGAACAATACAGCGTGCCAATGTCGATTTGCCGGAGCCGCTTTCGCCCACAATGCCCAGCGTGCTGCCCTGCGGCAGTGTCAGGCTGACACCCTGTAGCGCTTTTTCTTCACGTCTGTGGCGCGAAAACCAGCCCGGTTGACGGAATGTTTTCACCACATGATTGAGCGTCAGGATGGGCGCGTTGTCTGACACTGGACGCGGCGCTGCCGGGTGTAGCGCAGGGATTGCGGCAATCAGGGCACGGGTGTAAGGATGCTGCGGCGCATAAAGGATCTGTTGTGCGGCACCTTGTTCTATCCGTTCACCCTGTCGCATCACGACAATACGATCGGCGATATCGGCGACAACGCCGAAATCGTGTGTGATAAAAAGTACCGATGTTCCCTGACGCTGCTGTAGTTCACGAATCAATTGCAGAATTTGTGCCTGCGTGGTGACGTCCAACGCCGTGGTCGGTTCGTCGGCAATGAGCACATTGGGTTCCAGCGCCAGCGCCATAGCAATGACGACTCGCTGGCGTTGTCCACCGGACAACTGATGCGGATAAGCCTGTGCCGTCGTTGCAGGATCGGGAATATGTACGTCTGTCAGAAGAGCCTGCACGCGGCGGTCGCGTTCACGGCGCGTCAGCGTGGGCTGGTGGGTGATAAACATCTCGGCAATCTGGTCGCCGATTTTTTGCAGGGGATTCAGTGCGGTCATCGGATCCTGAAATATCATGCCGATGCGTGCACCGCGTAACTGGCGCATAGCCTGCTCAGGTAACGTCAGTAAATCGCGCCCCTCAAAGAGAATTCGTCCTTGCGTGGCTCGAACCTGATCCGGTAATAGCCCCATAATGGCACTGGCCGTCATGGATTTGCCGGAGCCACTTTCGCCAACGACACACAGAATCTCGTTAGCATAAAGTTCGAGCGAAACATCGCGGAGTGCCCACTGGCGGTCTGCGTCTGCTGGCAGAGTGACGCTGAGATTTTCTATGGATAACAGTGGACTCATGATTTTTTTAGCCTCGGATTGAGTGCATCGTTGAGCCCTTGTCCCACCAACGAAACGGAGAGTACGGTTAATAGGATCGCGACACCGGGAATAGCGGACACATACCATTCCTGACGCAGCACACTGCGGCCAGCGCCAATCAGATTGCCCCATGACGGCACGTTGGGATCGGAGAGATTCAGGAAAGCCAGCGCACTTTCCAGCAGGATGGCTACGGCCATAATGACGCTGGCGTAGACGATGATAGGCGGCAGTGCGTTAGGCAATATCTCGCGAAACATGATGGGCATATCGCGCATGCCAAGCGATCGGGCTGCCTGCACAAATTCCCGGTTACGCAGAGAAAGAAATTCGGCGCGTGTCAGGCGAGCCGCAGGCGGCCAGGATACCACGCCAATGGCCCAGATGACGGTATCCAGTGAGGAACCGAACACGGCAATTAACACCAGCAGCAGGAGAAAGTTGGGCAGAACCTGAAAAGCTTCGGTGAGACGCATTAACACGTCATCGACAATGCCGCCATAAAAACCGGCCAGTGCGCCAACGGCAATGCCAATAACGATCGCGATGAAAGTGGCGATCAGCCCAATGGTCAGTGAAATCCGTGTGCCGTGGAAAATTTGTGCGGCGATGTCACGCCCGGTTTGGTCGGTTCCCAGTATAAAGCGGGGATTTTGCAACGGCCATTGCAGCGGTCGCCCTGCCAGCCGTAATGGGTTGTCAGGGAAAAAGAGATCGGCGGTAAGCGCCATGGCTACCACCATAAACAACACCGCCAATCCGAATAGCGCGGTGGGGTTGTGTGCGTAACGTTTACAAAAAAGAAGCATCGTGTTTCCCTGCAAGTCTTACATCATGAGTCATCTGCTACCTGTTGGTCGCGTTATTCTCAGTGGCGTTATTCACGAATAATGCGTGGGTCGAGTTTGGCGTAGAGTAGATCGACTAAAAAATTAAGCGCAATAACCAGCAGCGCCGACACAAATACGACGCCAAGCAGCGTGTTGAGGTCGCGCTGCATAACGGATTCGTAAGCCAGTCGGCCCAGACCTGGCAGTGAAAAAACGCTTTCCACAACCACTGAACCACCCAGCATGGTGCCTGCCTGCAAGCCGACCAGCGTGATCAGCGGCAGGAGGGCGTTACGCAAAATATGTCGTATGACAATGCGGTTTTCCCGCACGCCTTTGGCTCGCGCGGTACGCACAAAGTCCTGCGTCGCGACCTCCAACATCGCCGCGCGCATGATGCGCAGGTAAATGGCGAGAAAAATGAGTGCTAGCGTCAGCGTCGGAAGCACCAGATGCCGGGCGATGTCGAACAGGCGATCGAAGCCGGTCAAGCCGCTGGCGATGGTTTCAAATCCGCCGGAGGGCAGCCAGTCGAGATAAATAGAGAAGAAAAAGATGCCCATCAGCCCAAACCAGAATGAGGGGGTGGAGTAAAATATCAACCCGAGCAGAGAGATCAGGGTATCCGGCCAGCGATTCACCCGACGTGCGGCGATGATACCCAGCACCATGCCTGCCGCCACGGCCAGTGCCAGAGAGCTTGCCATTAGCAGTAGCGTGACGGGCAGGCGCTCAATAATCACGTCGACCACGGGTTTACCATAAATCGCCGACTGTCCCAGATCGAGGTGTACCAGCCGCCACAAATAGTCGCCGAGTCGCACGGCAGTGGATTGATCCAGTGCATAGTAACGGCGAAGCTCTTCAATCATGGTGGGATCGCCGCCGCCCATTTGTGCAACCAGCGCATCCACCGTGTCGCCCGGCGCGAACTGCAACAGCAGAAACAGCCCCGTGAGAATGATCAGTAGGGCTGGAATGGCGGCCGCCAGACGGCGACCGACGAGCAGTAAGAATGTCATACCACTCACGCCTCCAGCCAGGCGTCGTGCCAGCTACTGGACGGCCAGCGTGCGTTGTTGAGGGCATTTTTTAGCTTTTTATTCACGACGGTGTAGAACTGACGCTCGGTAACGAACCACACTGGGAACTGCTCATTGGCTTCTTTCACCAGTTCAGCATAAAGCGCGCGCCGTTTGGCCGGGTCGATTTCGGAGGCGGCATCGTCAATCAGTTTATCCACTACGTCTGACTGCCAGCCGTACTGATTCGTCCATGGCGAGCCTGCCGGGCTGCCGGAGCGCAGCCAGACCGTGGTGGAAACCGCGGGATCGCCCCGATACTGATGCCAGCCGGTGGCGATATCGAAATTGTGCTCTTTGTATACTGCGGACAAGGAACCTGCATAGTCGAAGTTGGTGATGTCCACGCGTATACCGATTTCCGCGAGTGATTGCTGAATAAAAGTGGCGAACAGCGTGACGTCTTCACCGTTGGTGATCGGCACCAGTTTTAGGGTAAAGCGTTCTCCCTTGGCCTTGCGTGGGTAGCCGGCTTCATCCAGCAGCGCATTGGCTTTCTTGGGATCGAACGGATAGGGGACTTGGCTGTTTGCTGGGTAAAACGCGGTTGAGGTTGACGGAATTATCCCGGTAGCCGGTTTACCCTGGCCGTATAAAAAGTTTTCGATAAAGAACGGTACGTCAATCGCATGAGCGATGGCTCGCCTGACGCGCACATCGGCAATCTCTTTACGGCGGAAGTTGAATTCGAGCGTGTTGTTGAACACATTGGCTTCAGAACCATGTTCAGTAACCTCGAAGTCTGGATGTTTCTTCAGGCGATCCAGATCGGCAAGCGAAAGTTGCGAATAGGCGCTGAGTTGAATTTGCCCGGTTTCCAATGCGGCCGTGGCAGCAGATTTATCGGTAATAATGCGCCAGACAATGCGCTCAATATAGGGTTGGTCCTGCCGCCAATAGTCTGGATTGCGGGTTGCGATGATGTATTGGCCGCGCTCGTACTGAACAAATTTAAATGGTCCAGTACCGATAGGCGCATTATTGGCCGGATTTTCCAGCACGTTACTGTTTTCGTAAACGTGGCGCGGTACAACGTAGCCGAGATCGGCTAGCGCGCGCAGCAGCAGTTCGAGTGGCATGGGGCGCGAATAGTGGAAAATAGCGGTGTGGTCATTCGGCGTGTCGACGGTTTCTAAATGCTGGTGCAGCGCGGTGCCATAGTTGAGCTGTTTCTTCCAGAGCTCAAGTGCGTTGTATTGCACATCTTTAGATGTAAAGGGTTTGCCGTCGTGCCATTTCACCTGTTCACGTAGCGTAAAGGTAATCGTTTTTCCATCTGGCGAACTCTGCCACGCTGTGGCCAGTTGCGGAACGATAGCGCCGTTGGCATCAAGATCGACCAATGATTCGATAATTTTACTGGTAACGATATACACGCCAGTAGACGCGCGAAGCGCCGGGTTAAGGATGCGTTGCTCAGCAGCAATATGTACGCCGAGCGTGCCGCCTTTAACCGGTGGACTGGATAACACGTTGCCCTGACTGGCGTGGGCGGTCGATAAAAACGTTGTGAAAGGCCATACCGCTGTCATAGCGGCAGAAGAGAGCAATAGCCGTCTGCGTGAGATGTTCATAATAGCCCCTGTATATCGCCATTCTTCGAGCCATGAATCTACTGACTGGCCGTGGCTTGAAATAGGCTGAATAAAAATAGAAAACCCAAAGGAGTGAAAGCATAAAAGCGAGAGTGATTATTAGTGAAATGACGATTTATGCTATTGCTTTGCATTATTGATATATATGAGATTCGAATTTTATATATTCAATTTTCGATAAATTAAAGTTAAATAAATTATTAGTGAATGGGGGTAATTGGTTTCTAATAGTACTTTGTTCTTTCTTCACGTCATGACCGCTTGTTTGTGTATCAACGTGTTCTGCCAATGAATAACAGGGAACACGTTAACCCGATAGTGGTGATGTATGTTATCTGGGGAAGTTATGAGTACGCTATTATTGGATCACGTCGTACACTATGTGAATAACCTGCAAGACGCTGTTAAGGTATTGACTACTCACCACCTGCATGCCTTTCCTGGTGGTTCGCATCCCGGCTGGGGAACCCATAATGCGCTGAGTTATTTCGGGCTGAACTACGTCGAATTTTTAAGTATTCGTGACGCAGATGAAATTGCTGCGGCGCGGGACTCGTTTCTGCTCTCAAGGGATATTCAGACGTTTCTGCCGGCACGACAGATTTTGCATCGAGTGGCGCTACGTAGTGATGATATTGAAGCCAGCTATGCTGAGCTCCAGTTACAGGGACTGGTGCTGTCGCCACTTATTGCCGGTCAACGCCATGATAAGCAGGGGAACCTGATCGAATGGCGGATGTTTACCATCGACGGCGATTTTCAAGGTGTCGCTTACCCTTTCATTATCCAGTGGGGAGAGCCCGACAACGAACGGCTAGCTCTGCTACGTGAGCGTGGCCTGGATCGGCCGCATCCCGCAGGCGAGATGACTCTCCAGTCATTAATTTTCAAGGTACAGCAACCTGAGCAGGTCGCTGCACACTGGCAGAAGCTTTTCCATTTTTCTTTAGCGGGCGCGTCTACCACGGAATTACAGGTAGGCGATCGCCGTTTTATTTTTCAGCATGGTGAACAAGACGCATTAACTGCGGTGCAACTGGCAACGAATAGTCAGTCGTTAATCAATAAAAGCCTGTTTGTCGGCGAGGGAGAATATCAATTCGTCGCTATAGGTAATTATTCTCCAGCAGAAGTACAAGGAACGATTGAAGAAAACTGAAGCGAGGATATATGGCAAAGGTTCATTTTATTGGCGCAGGACAAATGGCTGAGGCGATTATTCGTGCGTCTCTGGAGAGAAATACGTTTAGTGCGGCGAAAATCAGCGTGGAGGATATTGATGGCAGTCGTGTGAAGGCGCTAACCGAGGCGTATCATCTGGCTTCTCATCACGTAGATGACGCGCTGGCACAGGCGGATCTGATCGTTATCGGTGTACGTCCACAGGATGATATTGCAGGAGTTGCCAGACGAATCAGCAATCTGGCGTCGGAGCAAAGTACGGTGGTGTCGATTGTCGCAGGGGTAACGCTGGCACAGTTGGCTGCGCTGTTAGGCGAAAAACAGGCGATTGTACGGGTGATCCCTAATACCTTGACGGATACCGGTTATGGTTACAGCGGTGTGGCGTTGAACGCGTTAGCCCAGCCGGAACATATCGAGACGTTTCTCTCGGGGTTCGGTAAAACGCTGTATCTGGAAGAACGCCTGATCGATATTTTCACCGGGTTTGCTGTGGCAGGACCCAATTATATCTACTATTTCGTCGAGTCTCTGACTGATGCGGGAGTCTTAGCCGGATTGCCGCGTGCTCAGGCAACGCAGGTGGTACTGGAAAATCTGGTGGGGGCGGCGGAAATGTTACGTCTTAGCCAGAAACATCCTCGTCAACTGCTGGATATCAATAATTCGCCCGCCGGAGTAGGGATGCATGGGCTATATGAGCTAAACAATAGCGATTTTGCCGCAGGATTGCAGCGTAGCGTCTTAGCGGCCGTAAAACGAACCACTGAACTTGCTCATGCCCGCTAGCGTTGCATCGTCGGTTTATTGGGAATGTAGCTGATTCTCCAGGATCGTTCTAAGCATCATGTTTACGGTATTCCCGGCAGTATTTTGCCTGCCGGGTTCCGTTACCTCTAAGTTTTCAGCGGTAGCGCCATCGGAATCAGAACAAATCGACCCGTACGTCCACGCCAACGGTTCGGCCTTCATTGACCTGCGCGTAGCCCGCTGTTCCGCTCATAAAACCAAAGGTGCGGTAGCGGCGGTCAAAGACGTTATCCACATAGCCAGCGATATTCACCCGGTCAGTGGCCTGCCAACTGAGGCGCAGGTCGGTCGTGGTATAGGTGCCCTGACGCAACGCGTTATCGCCGTCGAAGTAGTGCGGCCCTACCACGTTGAAGGCCAGACGTGGCATCAACGCACCGAACGAGGTATCAATCAATCCGTTCAGGCTGGTGCCAGCCCCGTAGCGGGGTACGAAAGGCACACGTTTATCCTGATAGCTTTCGCTGTCGCCACTGAATTCAGATCGGACATAGGTGCCGTTGACATCCCATGACCAGTTAGGAACGAACTGCCATTTCAGCATCATCTCGACGCCGCTGGCATCGGCGCTGCCTGCATTGCTGAGCGTTTGCATGCCGACCGGGCCCGAATACAGCTGCATATCACGCGTGTGGGTATGGAACACGGCCCCCTGAAGCTGCACATCGCCGCTCTGATAGCGCGAGCCGATTTCATAGTTAATCGATTTCTCTGCGCTATACGGAATAGCCTGTGTGCCGGCGGCAGGTGAGTAGTTAAAACCTGTGGGTTTGTAGCCTTGTGCGACGCGGGTATAGACACGCCAGTCAGTGTTCAGCAGGTAGCTGGCGGAAAGTTGCCCCAGCACCTGATCGTCATCGACGCTATTGCTGTCGCCCACGTTCACACCGGAGAATTGCTGGTGGTAACGGGTTTCGGCTTTATCGTGTGACACGCGCAGCCCGCCGCCCAGATCGATGCGGTCGGTCAGGTGCCAGGTGAGATCGCTGTAGGCGGCTAGCGTCTCCGACGACGTGTTGGCATTGCTCTTCATGAATGGAGAACCTGCCATGCTGTAGGCCAGATCGAGCTTTTCCCGTGTATTTTGTCGGTAAAGGCCAAACACCATATCCACCTCGCGGCCTGCGCCATGTGTGGCGGCACGCAGCTCTTGCACGTCCTGATTCCAGCGTTCCGGCATATCGGCAATCAGCGTACCGTTCGGGAACGTGCGGTCATAATTTTGCTGCTGCCACGCGCCAATCAGGCTAAAAATCCAGTTATCGGTGGTGTATTTTCCGCTCAGCGACTGACTGTGCGTACAGCGGCGCAATGTAGGATCGGGTGAACCTGCGGCGATCTCCAGCGTTCGATTTTTGGCATCGCCAAACGGCAGATAGGTATCCTGTGTGGCGCGCGTGCAGTCTTCCGTCAAAGCCAGACTGGTTTCCCACGGCTGATCATCGGGTGCCAGTCGCAGTCGAAGATTCCCGACGCTGGATTTTGTTCCGCCGAGGTTATCGCTGCCCGTGGCGGGGTTCGTCATCGCGCCCGAATCGACCTGACGCAGCAGCGTGACGCTACCGTACAGCAGGCCATCCTGAATAGGGCCGCTGAGATTGATTTTGCCGTGATAGCCGTCGCGGCTGGCGACGCCGCCTTCGACATAGCCACGCGGCGTGCTGTCTGGCTGCTGAGTCACGATATTGATAATGCCACCCTGTGCACTTTTACCGTACAACGTCCCCTGTGGGCCTCGCAGCATTTCGATGCTTTCTACATCGGAAAGCGCTTGCACGGTGTTGGTGGCGAGCTGCGGTACGCCGTCTATGTAAACAGTCACCGCCGGGCTGTAGAAGTCCTGCGCCGAAGACACGCCGCGTAGTGAGATGGATGGGAACAGCAGGCTACCGTTATTGCCGAGATTCAGGCCGGGCATCACACGTGTCAGCTTGTCGGTGCTGGTGACGCCAGCGTCTTTTAGCTCCGGTGCCGTCACGACGGTGGAAGAGACGTTATTGGCCGAGGCAGAATAGGGCGACTGTTTGCTGGCGGTGACAACCAGCGTATCTTCCTGAGCGGCAAAGGCGCAGGAAGAAAGAAACACGCCGGTTAAGGCGAGCGGATAAAGACGCATTATTTTCATTATTGAATCCCTGAAAAGACTAAAATCGATGTCAAAGGCAACGGCTTTCATCACGACACGCTTTCTTACGATAGGGAAAGCGTGTGAGACAGAGAATGATGAAAGTTAAATGATAATCGTTTGCGTTTTTTGAGCTACCCGTATCGGGTCTATTTCAACCCGAATACAGCAGATGTCCTGCATGTTTCTCCGGTCATAAATCCTGTCCCTATTGGTTTGCAACCACGGGGGAGGTTCCCTCTGAAAACGCGCAGGAAAGCCGTACAAATAGCCGTTTAGCGGGCCACAGGCTGACGACTGCGAAGCAGGCCAGCACGCCTAGCGTGATTTGATAATTGGTGTGATGCGCTAACTGGAGCGCGGCAATCGACACGATCATGGCGACGGCGGCATCGGTCGATTGGAACAGCGCATAGTCAGAGATGGGCTGATGGGGTCTGACCAGACCCATCAGGACGTTGTATAGCGTGACAAACCCGACGGCGGCAGCCAGATTGACCACGCCAAAGAGTACGATCCAGGCGTTCAATGAATACCGCGGGTAACCGACGGCCAGCACAATGGCCAGCAGGGCGTGCACAACCATCACGGGTAGCAGGCAGCGCAGTGCGCCCATGCGTCGAATCAGAACGTTGGCGAGAACAATCCCTACGCCGCTGACGGCGGTGCTGTACACGGTCATGACGATGCCCAACTGGCTCAGGCTAAGCTGTCTGTCGATCAGCATGACGGTTTGTAACGCCATCATGCCGCGCATCGCCAAATAGAAAATGGCCGTAAAGACTAATACCGGCCAGAGCGCGTTAAACGTCAGGCGATTTAACGTCGGGCGGGCGGCTTGTTGAGTCTGATGATGCTGAATAGCGGGTTGTCGGGTATAGCGCAGCGGCAGGATGAGCATCAGCAGCGACAGCCCTGCCAGCGCGAAGAAGCCACCTCGCCAGCCCGCCTGTTCCGCAATACTCAGGAACGCATAGGAACCGAACAGAATACCCAGATAGCTGCCGCCGACCTGTGCGGTATTCGCCAGAGCACGGCTGGACGCGTTGGTGGTGCAGATCGTGATGCCGTCGGCATAGATATCGTGGCTGGCGGAGAGCAGCGCCAGCAGCATTAGCGCGATGACGATTATCAGGACGGATTGTTCAGGAGAGATGACGCCAATCACGACCAGCGTTGCCGCCATCGCGATCTGGATCAGCACCAGGCTGCCTAAGTAGGGATTGCCACGCAGGGGAAGGGCGTGACGCTCGCCCCACGGTGCCCACAGGCACTTGGCAATCCACGGCAAAAAGGTCAACGACAGCCAGCTTAATTGCGCCAAATCGAGCCCTGCATGGCGAAAATAACCCGCCACGCC includes these proteins:
- a CDS encoding ABC transporter permease, which gives rise to MLLFCKRYAHNPTALFGLAVLFMVVAMALTADLFFPDNPLRLAGRPLQWPLQNPRFILGTDQTGRDIAAQIFHGTRISLTIGLIATFIAIVIGIAVGALAGFYGGIVDDVLMRLTEAFQVLPNFLLLLVLIAVFGSSLDTVIWAIGVVSWPPAARLTRAEFLSLRNREFVQAARSLGMRDMPIMFREILPNALPPIIVYASVIMAVAILLESALAFLNLSDPNVPSWGNLIGAGRSVLRQEWYVSAIPGVAILLTVLSVSLVGQGLNDALNPRLKKS
- a CDS encoding MFS transporter, with product MTDSAMTRYLPYWCFYLHQGMITALIMQGVAGYFRHAGLDLAQLSWLSLTFLPWIAKCLWAPWGERHALPLRGNPYLGSLVLIQIAMAATLVVIGVISPEQSVLIIVIALMLLALLSASHDIYADGITICTTNASSRALANTAQVGGSYLGILFGSYAFLSIAEQAGWRGGFFALAGLSLLMLILPLRYTRQPAIQHHQTQQAARPTLNRLTFNALWPVLVFTAIFYLAMRGMMALQTVMLIDRQLSLSQLGIVMTVYSTAVSGVGIVLANVLIRRMGALRCLLPVMVVHALLAIVLAVGYPRYSLNAWIVLFGVVNLAAAVGFVTLYNVLMGLVRPHQPISDYALFQSTDAAVAMIVSIAALQLAHHTNYQITLGVLACFAVVSLWPAKRLFVRLSCAFSEGTSPVVANQ
- a CDS encoding VOC family protein, producing the protein MSTLLLDHVVHYVNNLQDAVKVLTTHHLHAFPGGSHPGWGTHNALSYFGLNYVEFLSIRDADEIAAARDSFLLSRDIQTFLPARQILHRVALRSDDIEASYAELQLQGLVLSPLIAGQRHDKQGNLIEWRMFTIDGDFQGVAYPFIIQWGEPDNERLALLRERGLDRPHPAGEMTLQSLIFKVQQPEQVAAHWQKLFHFSLAGASTTELQVGDRRFIFQHGEQDALTAVQLATNSQSLINKSLFVGEGEYQFVAIGNYSPAEVQGTIEEN
- a CDS encoding ABC transporter substrate-binding protein → MNISRRRLLLSSAAMTAVWPFTTFLSTAHASQGNVLSSPPVKGGTLGVHIAAEQRILNPALRASTGVYIVTSKIIESLVDLDANGAIVPQLATAWQSSPDGKTITFTLREQVKWHDGKPFTSKDVQYNALELWKKQLNYGTALHQHLETVDTPNDHTAIFHYSRPMPLELLLRALADLGYVVPRHVYENSNVLENPANNAPIGTGPFKFVQYERGQYIIATRNPDYWRQDQPYIERIVWRIITDKSAATAALETGQIQLSAYSQLSLADLDRLKKHPDFEVTEHGSEANVFNNTLEFNFRRKEIADVRVRRAIAHAIDVPFFIENFLYGQGKPATGIIPSTSTAFYPANSQVPYPFDPKKANALLDEAGYPRKAKGERFTLKLVPITNGEDVTLFATFIQQSLAEIGIRVDITNFDYAGSLSAVYKEHNFDIATGWHQYRGDPAVSTTVWLRSGSPAGSPWTNQYGWQSDVVDKLIDDAASEIDPAKRRALYAELVKEANEQFPVWFVTERQFYTVVNKKLKNALNNARWPSSSWHDAWLEA
- a CDS encoding TonB-dependent siderophore receptor — encoded protein: MKIMRLYPLALTGVFLSSCAFAAQEDTLVVTASKQSPYSASANNVSSTVVTAPELKDAGVTSTDKLTRVMPGLNLGNNGSLLFPSISLRGVSSAQDFYSPAVTVYIDGVPQLATNTVQALSDVESIEMLRGPQGTLYGKSAQGGIINIVTQQPDSTPRGYVEGGVASRDGYHGKINLSGPIQDGLLYGSVTLLRQVDSGAMTNPATGSDNLGGTKSSVGNLRLRLAPDDQPWETSLALTEDCTRATQDTYLPFGDAKNRTLEIAAGSPDPTLRRCTHSQSLSGKYTTDNWIFSLIGAWQQQNYDRTFPNGTLIADMPERWNQDVQELRAATHGAGREVDMVFGLYRQNTREKLDLAYSMAGSPFMKSNANTSSETLAAYSDLTWHLTDRIDLGGGLRVSHDKAETRYHQQFSGVNVGDSNSVDDDQVLGQLSASYLLNTDWRVYTRVAQGYKPTGFNYSPAAGTQAIPYSAEKSINYEIGSRYQSGDVQLQGAVFHTHTRDMQLYSGPVGMQTLSNAGSADASGVEMMLKWQFVPNWSWDVNGTYVRSEFSGDSESYQDKRVPFVPRYGAGTSLNGLIDTSFGALMPRLAFNVVGPHYFDGDNALRQGTYTTTDLRLSWQATDRVNIAGYVDNVFDRRYRTFGFMSGTAGYAQVNEGRTVGVDVRVDLF
- a CDS encoding ABC transporter permease, with product MTFLLLVGRRLAAAIPALLIILTGLFLLLQFAPGDTVDALVAQMGGGDPTMIEELRRYYALDQSTAVRLGDYLWRLVHLDLGQSAIYGKPVVDVIIERLPVTLLLMASSLALAVAAGMVLGIIAARRVNRWPDTLISLLGLIFYSTPSFWFGLMGIFFFSIYLDWLPSGGFETIASGLTGFDRLFDIARHLVLPTLTLALIFLAIYLRIMRAAMLEVATQDFVRTARAKGVRENRIVIRHILRNALLPLITLVGLQAGTMLGGSVVVESVFSLPGLGRLAYESVMQRDLNTLLGVVFVSALLVIALNFLVDLLYAKLDPRIIRE
- a CDS encoding pyrroline-5-carboxylate reductase family protein, which gives rise to MAKVHFIGAGQMAEAIIRASLERNTFSAAKISVEDIDGSRVKALTEAYHLASHHVDDALAQADLIVIGVRPQDDIAGVARRISNLASEQSTVVSIVAGVTLAQLAALLGEKQAIVRVIPNTLTDTGYGYSGVALNALAQPEHIETFLSGFGKTLYLEERLIDIFTGFAVAGPNYIYYFVESLTDAGVLAGLPRAQATQVVLENLVGAAEMLRLSQKHPRQLLDINNSPAGVGMHGLYELNNSDFAAGLQRSVLAAVKRTTELAHAR
- a CDS encoding ABC transporter ATP-binding protein; its protein translation is MSPLLSIENLSVTLPADADRQWALRDVSLELYANEILCVVGESGSGKSMTASAIMGLLPDQVRATQGRILFEGRDLLTLPEQAMRQLRGARIGMIFQDPMTALNPLQKIGDQIAEMFITHQPTLTRRERDRRVQALLTDVHIPDPATTAQAYPHQLSGGQRQRVVIAMALALEPNVLIADEPTTALDVTTQAQILQLIRELQQRQGTSVLFITHDFGVVADIADRIVVMRQGERIEQGAAQQILYAPQHPYTRALIAAIPALHPAAPRPVSDNAPILTLNHVVKTFRQPGWFSRHRREEKALQGVSLTLPQGSTLGIVGESGSGKSTLARCIVRLYQPDSGEIQFDGHNLTRLRQRELREYSRHIQMVFQDPYSSLNPRQQVGEIVAKGLLIQGVPRAEALEKVKTLFTLVGLDKHAIQRYPHEFSGGQRQRIGLARALALEPRILVADEPVSALDVSVQAQILALLADLRERLGLSMIFITHDLRVAAQVCDRLIVMQTGKIVEQGTTQQLFQHPQHAYTRQLLSAIPGRDWQAQIA